The Heyndrickxia acidicola sequence CTTGATAACATTGATCGCTTCATGGCAGATCCCGGCGTTGATTTCTTTATGATGCTTGCTCAGCTGCTTGGCGTCATTGTAACATTAGCCGTCTGCTTAAAAAAAGAAAAACGGAATTGGCGTGATCTTGGTTTAACACCGCTTTCAAAACAGGGGAAAAATCTTTTGTTTGGCTTGTTTTTAGGAATGATCTCCATTCTGCTTTGTGCTTTTTTCATGGTAATGACAAAACAGGCAGTATTAGTTCCGGCAAAAATAACCCCTTCGCTCATACAAGGCATTCTTTTGTCCTTTATTGGATTTATTTTTGTTGCTGCCAATGAGGAGCTTTTCTTTAGAGGATATGTCATTTCGGTATTAAAGCAAACCCGCTCTACTCCCCTGATCTATCTGGGGTCATGTTTACTGTTTAGTCTTGCTCATACAGAAAATCCACATGTTCACATCATGGGCAT is a genomic window containing:
- a CDS encoding CPBP family intramembrane glutamic endopeptidase gives rise to the protein MKKWFKNKDGKVRSGWKLLLAFALMNLFTSLLSIPVVIIYAFTNIHVLDNIDRFMADPGVDFFMMLAQLLGVIVTLAVCLKKEKRNWRDLGLTPLSKQGKNLLFGLFLGMISILLCAFFMVMTKQAVLVPAKITPSLIQGILLSFIGFIFVAANEELFFRGYVISVLKQTRSTPLIYLGSCLLFSLAHTENPHVHIMGIINICLIGLLFAYMFIQTKSLWMSMGYHFLWNFFQGNILGFDVSGTPGNGFFHIKEADNLLTGGSFGIEASVWTTLVIVMGFFITKLFLGKKNTINPAFDKHM